The genomic DNA TCCGCCAAATAATGCTGCTAAAAAACCAACTACTACTGCCCCATATAGTCCATAAATTGCTCCCCCAGGGCCTAATGCAGCATTACCAAAAGCAAGAGCCAGAGGTAAAGCTACAACTGCGGCTGTGATTCCTCCAAGAATATCGCCTCTTACATTTTTCAAATGAAATCCATTAATTATTTTCAAAGATACTCTCCTTAAATAAATACATTAATTAAAAGATATTATCTCTTTATGACGTAAATTGGTAAAAAATTAAGTTTGAGCAAAATATTTTTGTAACTTTTTCATTCTCTATGACAAATTAATTAAGTTAATTTTCCTGAACAAAAGAAGTCTCTGATTGATTTAAGTGCAATGTGAACGATTAATCTATTAGATAGATATTTTTAACTTAAATAATATTCAAATGAATTCTATTATTCGTCCAAGAAGATTAAGAAGAACTGAGGCAATTAGAGAAATGGTAAGAGAAAACCATTTAAGGGCTTCGGATTTTATATATCCATTATTTATTCACGAAAAAGATTTTAAAGAGGAAATTTCGGCAATGCCGGGAACTTTTAGATGGGATATAAATGGCTTAATCAAGGAAGTTACTAGGGCATGGGAATTGGGAATAAGGTGTGTGGTTCTTTTCCCAAAAATCAATGATAACTTAAAGACTGAAGATGGTGCAGAGTGTTTTAATGAAAAAGGTTTAATACCTAAAGCTATTCGAATACTAAAAAAAGAGATTCCACAAATGGCAATAATGACAGATGTAGCCTTGGACCCATACTCGTGTGATGGTCATGATGGATTAGTTGATGAAACTGGAAAAATATTGAACGATGAAACAATCGAAATTTTAAAGAAACAAGCTTTAACGCAAGCTTGTGCTGGAGCAGATTTTATTGGCCCTAGTGACATGATGGATGGGCGAGTTGGAGCAATTAGAACTGTTCTTGATAGTCAAGGATTTAGTGATGTAGGGATTATTAGTTATACAGCAAAATATTCATCTGCTTATTATGGTCCATTTAGAACTGCTTTAGATTCAGCTCCAAGAGAAAATAGTAAGAAAATTATTCCAGATAATAAGTCTACATATCAAATGGACCCTGCCAATTCAAAAGAGGCATTAATTGAATCTGCATTGGATCAGTATGAAGGAGCTGATATTTTGATGGTAAAACCAGGGATTTCATACTTGGATATTGTTTATAGATTAAGCACTTTTTCAAATAAACCAATTGCTGCATACAACGTTAGTGGGGAGTACTCAATGGTAAAGTCTGCCGCTATGAAGAACTGGATTAATGAAAAAGATATTGTTTTAGAAACGTTGCTTAGTTTCAAAAGAGCAGGAGCAAAATTAATACTCACTTATCATGCTTGTGATGCATCTCAATGGTTGCATGATACTTAAAAACTCATTATTAACAAAAATTTGGTTTATTCTTAAATTAATAATAAATTCACGGCTTTGTTTTGAAGTTTTCACAAGGAGTAAATAGGATTGGTCACATCGCGCTTAGAGTTGAGAATCTCGAAAGGGCGAAATCTTTTTATATTAAATTAGGTATGAATTTGGTTTGGGATGATAAAGATTGGTCTTATTTGGAAGCCGGTAAAGGGAAAGATGGACTTGCATTATTGGGTCCAAGTTATAAAGCGGCAGGACCTCACTTTGCTTTTCATTTTGAAGATAAAACAGAAGTAGTAAATATCCAAAATGATTTAAAAAATTCTGGCTTAAAAGTTGGTCCTTTGCATGAACATCGAGATGGAACTGCATCTTTTTATATGAAGGATACTGAAGGAAATTGGCTCGAGATGCTTTATGTTCCTCCCGAAGGGATTCAATCGAATGTTTGATTCTTTTTTGTATGCAAGAAAAAAGCTATTCTAAAAAATTATATTCAGAAACAACCTTAGAAGATGAATCTATAAGCCTTTTAGAGTGGGATTCATTAAAAACTCATTTAGCCTCATTTGCTTCTACAGAAATGGGAAAAAGATCAATTGCAAGTTTCGAAATTCCCTCAGAATACGAGGTATCTAAAAGACTTCTGAATGAAACGGTTGAAATAACTGAGCTAGAAAATAACTTAGACAAATCAATTAGTTTTTCTGGTGTTTTTGATATTAGTAGAAATATTGAAATTTGTTCTAAGGGAGGTGTAATTTTATCTTCTGATTTATTAGAAATAGCGAAAACAATTACTACAGCAAGAAATTTAAAAAAAATCTTGTTAGATTTTGAACAGAGGCCCTATATTTCATCATTTACAAAAAATTTAATTGACCATCAGAATATCGAGACGATTTTTAAAAAAGGTATTGAATCTAATGGAAGGATTTCAGACAATGCTAGTAATGAACTATCTATTCTAAGAAAAGAATTATTATCTAAGAAACTTGAAAGAAAAATATTAGTTGAGAAATTTATTCAAAAAAATTTAGCTTATTTGCAAGATACCACTGTTGGAGATCGATATGGTAGACCAGTTTTAGCTGTAAAAGTTAATTATGTAGATAAATTTAAAGGCATAATTCATGACTCTTCATCTTCAGGAAATACAGTATATTTTGAACCTGATAGTGTAGTAACTAAAGGTAATAAGATTGCTTCTTTAGAGGCCAGGATCACAGCGGAAGAATTTAAATTACTTAAGAAATGGTCTCAAGTTGTAAGTGATAATTCAGAAAGTCTTATTGTAATGGTATCTATTTTATTGAGATTAGAAAATGCTGTAACTCGTGCAAGATATTCAAAATGGATTGGAGGCAAAATTCCTACTTTTGAGAAAAATCCAATTATCTCCTTAATTGGTTTTTCTCATCCTTTATTGATCTGGGAACACAAGAAAAAAGGAGCTCCTCCCCCCGTTGCTATAGATTTTCATATAAATAGAAATATTAAGGTTGTAGCTATTACTGGTCCAAATACTGGAGGTAAAACGGCAGCCTTAAAAGGATTGGGTTTGTCATTGCTTATGGCTAGAACAGGATTATTGATACCCTCAACCAATAATCCTATAATCCCTTTTTGTCCAAACATATTTGTCGATATAGGAGATAATCAATCATTAGAGGAAAATTTATCTACCTTCAGTGGGCATATATCCCGTATAAAAGAGATTTTAGATTCGCTTGATAATAGGAAAGGACTATCAGTTGTTTTGTTAGATGAGATTGGATCTGGTACAGATCCTCTTGAAGGTAGTGCTCTGGCGATGGCTTTATTAAAAGAATTTGCAAACAAATCTGATATCACTTTAGCGACTACACATTATGGAGATATTAAGGCATTAAAATATGATGATTCCAGATTCGAAAACGTATCAGTTGCCTTTGATGAGGAATCTTTTATGCCAAAATATATACTCAACTGGGGCATTCCTGGGAGAAGTAATGCTTTATCAATCTCAAAAAGAATTGGTCTCGATGAAAGCATACTCAATGAAGCTGCAAATTATCTAAAGCCAAAAGAAGTTGATAATATTAACGGTATTATTAAAGGACTTGAGGAAGAGAGGATTAAACAACAAAATTCTGCAGAAGCGGCTGCAGAATTAATTGCAAGGACTGAAATATTACATGAAGAACTTAAGAGAAATTATGAATATCAAAAAATAAATGCTGAAAAAATTCAGGAAATTGAAAGGTATAAATTATCAAAACATATTGTATCCGCAAAAAAAGAGGTAATAGATTTGATTAAAAAATTAAGAGATAAAAATGTTAATGGAGAGGACACTAGAATTATTGGAAAAAGATTAAAGGAAATTGAGACGGAACATTTAACCCAAAAAAAATTTGAAAAGTCAACATCATGGAATCCTAAAGTAGGCGATTTTGTAAAGATTAAAAGTCTAAATAGTAAGGGACAAATTGTAGATTTAGATAAAAAAGCTGGTTTTTATGAAGTTAAATG from Prochlorococcus marinus XMU1402 includes the following:
- the hemB gene encoding porphobilinogen synthase, translated to MNSIIRPRRLRRTEAIREMVRENHLRASDFIYPLFIHEKDFKEEISAMPGTFRWDINGLIKEVTRAWELGIRCVVLFPKINDNLKTEDGAECFNEKGLIPKAIRILKKEIPQMAIMTDVALDPYSCDGHDGLVDETGKILNDETIEILKKQALTQACAGADFIGPSDMMDGRVGAIRTVLDSQGFSDVGIISYTAKYSSAYYGPFRTALDSAPRENSKKIIPDNKSTYQMDPANSKEALIESALDQYEGADILMVKPGISYLDIVYRLSTFSNKPIAAYNVSGEYSMVKSAAMKNWINEKDIVLETLLSFKRAGAKLILTYHACDASQWLHDT
- a CDS encoding VOC family protein, with the protein product MKFSQGVNRIGHIALRVENLERAKSFYIKLGMNLVWDDKDWSYLEAGKGKDGLALLGPSYKAAGPHFAFHFEDKTEVVNIQNDLKNSGLKVGPLHEHRDGTASFYMKDTEGNWLEMLYVPPEGIQSNV
- a CDS encoding endonuclease MutS2 yields the protein MQEKSYSKKLYSETTLEDESISLLEWDSLKTHLASFASTEMGKRSIASFEIPSEYEVSKRLLNETVEITELENNLDKSISFSGVFDISRNIEICSKGGVILSSDLLEIAKTITTARNLKKILLDFEQRPYISSFTKNLIDHQNIETIFKKGIESNGRISDNASNELSILRKELLSKKLERKILVEKFIQKNLAYLQDTTVGDRYGRPVLAVKVNYVDKFKGIIHDSSSSGNTVYFEPDSVVTKGNKIASLEARITAEEFKLLKKWSQVVSDNSESLIVMVSILLRLENAVTRARYSKWIGGKIPTFEKNPIISLIGFSHPLLIWEHKKKGAPPPVAIDFHINRNIKVVAITGPNTGGKTAALKGLGLSLLMARTGLLIPSTNNPIIPFCPNIFVDIGDNQSLEENLSTFSGHISRIKEILDSLDNRKGLSVVLLDEIGSGTDPLEGSALAMALLKEFANKSDITLATTHYGDIKALKYDDSRFENVSVAFDEESFMPKYILNWGIPGRSNALSISKRIGLDESILNEAANYLKPKEVDNINGIIKGLEEERIKQQNSAEAAAELIARTEILHEELKRNYEYQKINAEKIQEIERYKLSKHIVSAKKEVIDLIKKLRDKNVNGEDTRIIGKRLKEIETEHLTQKKFEKSTSWNPKVGDFVKIKSLNSKGQIVDLDKKAGFYEVKCGSFRSTLSVNDFEGINGEKPNFKRSKIEIKSSREDFSFSKIRTSKNTIDVRGLRVHEAEIIIEEKIRKFHGPLWIVHGIGTGKLKKGLRNWLSGLNYVDKIEDAANNEGGPGCSIAWIK